The window TCGCACAGCGCTTTCTCGAGCAAAGCGCGACGCGCGCCGGCAAGGCCATCTCAGGGCTGAGCCCGGAGGCCGCTCGGCGACTCGGCGACTATCCGTGGCCGGGGAACATTCGCGAGTTGCAAAACTGCATCGAACACGCCGTTGCGATGGCCCAACACACCGAGATCCTCGTCGAGGACCTGCCCGAGCCCCTTCGCACCTACCGGAGTTGGCGATCCGGCCTCGTACATGAGGCCGACGAGTTGATGTCCCTCGAGGAACTCGAACGTCGATACATCGTGCACGTGCTGCGCGTCACCGGTGGCAACAAACGCCGCGCCGCGCAGATCCTGGGTCTGAACAGGGCGACCTTGTACCGCAAGCTCGAGCGCTACCGAGTCCAATGACCGGGCGGCGGCCGCACGGGCCGCGGGCTGGCGTATGCTCGGCGCATGGCGGGCGACATGACCGGGCGCGTGTGCGTCGTGACGGGCGCGAACACCGGGATCGGCGCGGCGACGGCGCGGACGTTGGCGGCGCGCGGCGCGCGCGTCGTGCTCGCGTGCCGCTCGGAGGAGCGAGCGCGGCCGGTGATCGACGCGATCCGCGCGACCGCAGGCGACGACCGCGTCGATTTCGTGCGGCTCGACCTCGGCGACCTCGCCGACGTGCGCCGCGCGGCGCGCGAGCTGCTCGACCGCGGCCACCCGATTCACGTCCTCGTCAACAACGCCGGCGTCGCGGGCCAGCGGGGCGCGACGCGCGACGGCTTCGAACTCGCGTTCGGCGTCAACCACCTGGGTCACTTCTTGTGGACCTCGCTGCTGATGGACCGCCTGCGCGCCAGCGCCCCCGCCCGCGTCGTCAACGTGTCGAGCAAGTCGCACTTCGACGCGCGCGGCATCGACTGGGATGCGGTGCGCCGGCCGACGGCCACGTTCACCGGCCTGCGCGAATACGCGGTGAGCAAGCTGGCGAACGTGCTGTTCACCGCCGAGTTCGCGCGCCGGCACCGCGACGCGGGCGTCACCGCGTACGCGTTGCACCCGGGCGTGATCGCGACCGACGTGTGGCGGCGCGTGCCCTGGCCGGCCCGCGCCGCGATCAAGGCGTTCATGAAGTCGCCCGAACAGGGCGCGCGCACGACGCTGTACTGCGCGTCCGATCCGGAGGTCGCCGGCGAGTCCGGGTTCTACTACGACGACTGCCGGCGGCGGTCGCCGAGCGCCGTGGCCCGCGATCCGGCGCTGGCCGCCGAGCTGTGGCGGCGCAGCGCGCAGTGGACCGGGGTCGCGTAGCGGCGCGCCGTGCGCCGGGGTCGCGTAGCGGCGCGCCGTGGACCGGGGTCGCGTAGCGGCGCGCGTGCGCCGTCACGATGCGCCGCCGGTGTCCGGATCGCGTGCACCGCGCCGGCGCCGGGCGCGAACCGCCGCGCCGCCGACCACGACGCCGGCGATGTCGGCGACGTCGATGGCCACTTCCGCGCCTCGCGGCGGCTTCCCGCGCAGCGCGAGCCGGCCCCGGCGCAGTTCGAGGCGTCGAGGCACGAGCTGAAGCTCCGCCGGCCGGGACCGCGAGCGCGTGCTGAATCGCACCGCGCAAAGGCGCCCGCGGATCGCGGCGTCCACCAGACCGTCGACGACGTCGGCCGCCGCGCCGAGTTCCGCCGGCAGCGTGCCGTCGGAGTCGAACACGCTCGCGATCCGATCGAGCCACTCGTGGTCCCGCGCGGCCAGCAGCGCGCGCACGACCTGCGCGACCTGTTCGAGATCGCGGTAAAGCGGCGTGTCGCGCAGCGGTCGCAGCGCGGCGAGCGCGAACCACAGCGCGACGAGCTGCATCGGTCCCAGCGGCCGCGCGGCGTCGACCGCGGGCGGCGCGTGGGCGATCCGGTAGCGCCTGCGCTGCGCCCCGGCGCGCTGCTCGTCGACGGGAAACACCTGCTCGATGGTCGCGAGGTCGCGTTCGATCGTCGACTTGCTCACGCCGAACTGGTCGGCGAGCTGCTTGACGGTGAACCAGCGGGGCGACCGCGCCAGCAGCAGGACGAGGCTCCACTGGCGGACGAGCTGCTGCGAGTCGCGGCAGCGGGGACGGCGAGACGTGGGACGTGCGGGCGACATCGCGTCCAGGCTCGCAAACCGCCCGGACACGCCCGCTCCGCCGAGCCGGTTTTCCCGTGCGATCGTCGTGCGTTGCGCCCCATCGCGGCGCGCCCGCGGCCGGCCGCGGGCCGTCAGGCGCCGTCGCCGTACAGCGCCAGCGCCTGGCGCGCGCGCCGGGCCACCGCTTCGCGCAGCTCGGGCGGCTCGAGGACTTCCGCGTCGCCGCCGTGCGCCAGCAGCCAGTCGGCCACGCCCTCGAGCGCCGCGAAGTGCAGCCTGCCGACGACCGCTCCGTCGGCGGCGTCCTCGACCGAGTCCGGCGGCCATTCCTCGCGCACCACCCGCGCGGCCCGTCCGGTGAACCGCACCCTCGCCTCGTCGACGCGGCCGACGAGCAGTTTGCCGGACCGGCGGTAGCGTTCGACCTTGAACCCGGACGGCACGTCGAATGCCTCGTCGGTGACGGCCACGCTCTTGATCCGCTCGACTTTGAACATGCGCACGTCGCGGCGCAGGCTGTCCCGACCGACGAGATACCACTGGCCGAGGTGCTGGATCAGCGCGTAGGGCCGCACGCGGCGGCGCGTCATGGCGTCCCGGCTCGCCGTGTAGTACTCGATGTCGACCGCGCGGCAGCGCCGCTGGGCGTCCCGCAGCCGCGCGACCCGGCCGGCGATCCCGGCGTCATCTCCTTCGAACGCGACGCGCGTCTCGGCGGCGTCGACGGCGTCGCGCGCGCCGGCGGACATGGCGGCGCGCAGCTTGTCGAGTGCGCGCGCCGCAGCGTGCCCGAGGTCGCCGCCGCCCATCAGCGCGCGCATCGCGATCGCGAGGGCGAGCGCCTCGCTGCGGCTGAGCCGGATCGGCCGGCCGAAGTCGAGCGCGATGTCCACGTGAACCCAGTCCCGCTCGATGTACGCGTCGATCAGATCGTCGGGGCCGAACGGCGCGCGCCCGGCCATCGTCGCCGTCTCGATCAACTCGCGCACGCGCGCGGCCGCCAGCCCCAGCTCCTGTTTGATGTCGCGCACGTGTGCGCGCCCGCCGCGCTGGCGAACGAACGCGATCAAGTTGAGCGCGTCGCGCACCCGCGCGCTGAGCCGCGCACTCACGCCGCCGCCCCCCCGCGACCGGCCGCCGCCCGCAGCGCGGCCACGACCCGGTCGCGCACCGACGCCGGCGACACGACGCGCACGTTGGGCCCCTGGCGGAGCGCCCACTCGACGAGGCCGTCGGTGTTGGTCACGTCCAGGTCGACGGCCGCCCACCCGTCGCGCGCGGGGCCGACCGGCGTGCCGAGCGCCTGCTCGGCCAGCCACGCGCGATCCGCGCGCACCTCGACGCGCGTGCGAATCGCCGGATGGACGCGAAACCTCCACGCGGGTTGCATCTGCCACTTTTCGAGCGAGAACTCGGGCGGCACCGAGAACTCGGGCGGCTCCGCGTCCGGATCGGCGAGCGACAGCGCGCGCATGCGATGGAGCGAGAACTGGCGAACCTCGCCGCGCAGATGGCAATAGCCGATCACCGCCCACCGCCCGCGCCAGCAGCGCAGCGCATACGGGTCGATCGTGCGCTCGGCCACCTCACCGGTGTACAGGGCGCAGTAGACGACCCGCAACCGGCGGCCGCGCTCCACCGCGTCCGCGGCCAGCTCGAGGCGGCTCGACAGGTCGGCGACCGGCGCGTGGGCCGGGTGGTTCAACAGCACCCGTTTGGCCGCTTCGCGCGCCGCGCGCCGGCGGTCGTCCGCCGTGACCATCGACAGCTTCTCGAGCGCCGCCTCGAGGTCGTCCCGATACGGGAACTCCGGCCGGCGAACCATTCCCCGGCCGGCGATGACGAGCGCGGCGAGTTCGTCCACGTCGAAGTCGATCTCCGGCAAAAACACGTCGCGCCGATCGATGACGTAGCCCGCGCCGTCGCTGCGGTCGACGTAGCGAAGCGGCAGGCCGAGTTCGACCAGGATCTGCTTGTCGCGGGAGAACTTGCGCTCGAACGCCGCGTCCGACACCGCGCCGTAGTCCTCTGGGAACCAACTGCGAATTTCCTCGCGCGACACCGGTTCGCGCGCGTCGAGCAACGAGGCGATCAGCCTCAGGATGCGCTCGGTTTGATCCACGGCCCCACCCCGCTGATGCCGCGATCGTACGCGCCGCCGCGGGCGCAGACAAGTTCGCGAACGCACAGAGAAATCACCGATCGGCGGCCGTCGCGCGTCCGCCGTGTAGCCGAATGTGGGCGCACGTCGGGCAAAGAACCCGGCGCCAGTGAAACCACGGAGGCCCCATGTCGAACCGATGCTCATCCGGCCCCAACTCGCCGCAGGACGCCCGCCCGGCGTGCCACCCGTTGTGGGAGCGCGCGGACGCGCGCGGCGCGCGCAACGCACCGACTGCGATGGCTGCATTCCGCTGGCCGTCGCGGCCGGTGCGTGACCTGTTCGTCACGCACTTCGCGGCGCTGCGCGATACGTGCGGCCGCCTTCCGGCCGCCGGTGTCGCGATCGTCGCGATCGACGAGACGCACGACCGCATCGCAGGCGCGGTCTGTGTCGAGGCGACGCCCACGCGGCCGAACGCGGCGATCGTCGGCCGGCACAGCCGCGCCGACCTGTACTTGCCGGATGACCCGACGGTCGCGTTGCGCCACCTCGCCATCATCGTGCCGCCGTTGCTGTCGTCACTCGACGCGACCGGCATTCGATATCGCGTGGTCGACCTGCGCACCGGCATCGGCTTCGGCACCGAGCGAGACCCGGTGCTGCACTCGATCACGGCCGACGGCCCGGCGTGCGTGCGCGTCGCGGGCTACGCGCTGTTCTGCCTGCCCGCCGGAGAAGCCGCGGACTGGCCAGACGACCCCGATGCGGCATGGGAACGGTTTCCCGCGTGCCGCTACGTGACCGCCCGCCCGCTGCCGGAGGGGCTGCCGGCCGTGCGGCGGCCGCCGCGCGGAACGCCCGCCGGTCGTCGAGGCAGCCCGCGGGACACGCTCGTCGTCGTCGGTCGCGGCCCCTTCGAGGCGCGTCGCGCGGACGTCCTCGGCGGCGGCCCCCCGGTAGGAGAGCTCGTCGTCGAGCACCGCGGCGGCGGGCGCGAGCGGCTGCTCGTGGGCGACACGGCCGCGGCCGCAGGGATCCTGCTCGGCCGCTACCCCCGCTGCGACGTCGATCTGCTGCGCGCATTCGACGACGAAAGCGTGTCGCGGGTCCATCTGCTGGTGGTTCGCGTCGGCGATCGCATGGTTGCGATCGATACGGCGAGCACGAACGGCACGTGGCCGGTCGACGCCGACGGGGCCTGTGGTTCCGGCGATGGGACGCCTCCGCGCGTCGTCGACCTGACGCCGTCGCGCACGCTCGAACTCGGCAGGGGGCACGTCGCCGTCGCGTGGAACACCGACGCCCGCGCCGCGTGACGCGCGCGGGTCGAGCGCGCCTGCGAAGTCGACGCCGTCGCGTAGGCCGGCCGCGGCGCCCCGGTGCCCGGAGTCCCCGGCCCCGACCCGCGCGCGCCGCACGCGCGGGCGTCGGTGCCGTGGCGCCCGCCGCGCGCGGCCCCGCTCGCTTGCGCGCCGGCGCCGGCGTCGGCGTTTCGACACGACAGCATAACCTGTTGGATTCGCAGTAGAAACCGCGGATCGCACCGCTCGCGCGTCCGCGGCGGTTGCCAACATGGTGACATGAGTTCGCCGACTCCCACGGCCGCCGCGCCCAGAGACCTGATCGACGCGATCGCCG of the Deltaproteobacteria bacterium genome contains:
- a CDS encoding SDR family oxidoreductase; the protein is MAGDMTGRVCVVTGANTGIGAATARTLAARGARVVLACRSEERARPVIDAIRATAGDDRVDFVRLDLGDLADVRRAARELLDRGHPIHVLVNNAGVAGQRGATRDGFELAFGVNHLGHFLWTSLLMDRLRASAPARVVNVSSKSHFDARGIDWDAVRRPTATFTGLREYAVSKLANVLFTAEFARRHRDAGVTAYALHPGVIATDVWRRVPWPARAAIKAFMKSPEQGARTTLYCASDPEVAGESGFYYDDCRRRSPSAVARDPALAAELWRRSAQWTGVA
- a CDS encoding WYL domain-containing protein, with protein sequence MSARLSARVRDALNLIAFVRQRGGRAHVRDIKQELGLAAARVRELIETATMAGRAPFGPDDLIDAYIERDWVHVDIALDFGRPIRLSRSEALALAIAMRALMGGGDLGHAAARALDKLRAAMSAGARDAVDAAETRVAFEGDDAGIAGRVARLRDAQRRCRAVDIEYYTASRDAMTRRRVRPYALIQHLGQWYLVGRDSLRRDVRMFKVERIKSVAVTDEAFDVPSGFKVERYRRSGKLLVGRVDEARVRFTGRAARVVREEWPPDSVEDAADGAVVGRLHFAALEGVADWLLAHGGDAEVLEPPELREAVARRARQALALYGDGA
- a CDS encoding WYL domain-containing protein encodes the protein MQPSQSVRCARRARPRAPTTGGTPGGRPAASWGRMSIGSTWGLRGFTGAGFFARRAPTFGYTADARRPPIGDFSVRSRTCLRPRRRVRSRHQRGGAVDQTERILRLIASLLDAREPVSREEIRSWFPEDYGAVSDAAFERKFSRDKQILVELGLPLRYVDRSDGAGYVIDRRDVFLPEIDFDVDELAALVIAGRGMVRRPEFPYRDDLEAALEKLSMVTADDRRRAAREAAKRVLLNHPAHAPVADLSSRLELAADAVERGRRLRVVYCALYTGEVAERTIDPYALRCWRGRWAVIGYCHLRGEVRQFSLHRMRALSLADPDAEPPEFSVPPEFSLEKWQMQPAWRFRVHPAIRTRVEVRADRAWLAEQALGTPVGPARDGWAAVDLDVTNTDGLVEWALRQGPNVRVVSPASVRDRVVAALRAAAGRGGAAA
- a CDS encoding FHA domain-containing protein gives rise to the protein MRDLFVTHFAALRDTCGRLPAAGVAIVAIDETHDRIAGAVCVEATPTRPNAAIVGRHSRADLYLPDDPTVALRHLAIIVPPLLSSLDATGIRYRVVDLRTGIGFGTERDPVLHSITADGPACVRVAGYALFCLPAGEAADWPDDPDAAWERFPACRYVTARPLPEGLPAVRRPPRGTPAGRRGSPRDTLVVVGRGPFEARRADVLGGGPPVGELVVEHRGGGRERLLVGDTAAAAGILLGRYPRCDVDLLRAFDDESVSRVHLLVVRVGDRMVAIDTASTNGTWPVDADGACGSGDGTPPRVVDLTPSRTLELGRGHVAVAWNTDARAA